A genomic window from Chitinophagaceae bacterium includes:
- a CDS encoding fasciclin domain-containing protein produces the protein MKLLFLFLLSVCLMTFNSCQNSPATNTGNSTEVTAKTTGQSGVQDDVSMPNVVKVAVASKDHTTLVTAVTAAELVDALSNAGPFTVFAPTNDAFNQLPAGTVEGLLKPEKKADLQNILQYHVWLGVLNQDAMQDGQVLNMVNGDNVTLHGKDGKFMIGDANIVATVHASNGIVYVIDKVLLPPPAAR, from the coding sequence ATGAAACTACTATTTCTTTTTTTACTTTCCGTATGCCTGATGACGTTTAACAGTTGCCAGAACAGTCCGGCCACTAACACTGGAAATTCAACCGAAGTTACAGCCAAAACAACCGGGCAATCAGGCGTGCAGGACGATGTTTCCATGCCCAATGTGGTAAAGGTGGCGGTGGCTTCTAAGGATCATACTACTTTGGTGACGGCGGTAACGGCTGCCGAATTGGTTGACGCTTTGTCGAATGCCGGACCCTTTACCGTGTTTGCTCCTACCAATGATGCTTTCAACCAGTTACCTGCCGGAACGGTGGAGGGTTTGTTGAAACCTGAAAAGAAAGCAGATCTTCAAAACATACTTCAATACCATGTATGGCTTGGCGTATTGAATCAGGATGCAATGCAGGATGGCCAGGTATTAAATATGGTAAATGGCGACAATGTTACATTACACGGAAAAGACGGGAAATTTATGATTGGTGATGCAAACATTGTAGCTACGGTGCATGCTTCAAATGGAATTGTATATGTGATCGATAAAGTTTTGTTACCTCCGCCGGCCGCCAGGTAA
- a CDS encoding aryl-sulfate sulfotransferase: MKLTFTFLVLCITLQYATAQFTYINPKPGSQYHNPQTGLILKNGSFIDRASVTDKNLFEITGSSSGAHSWIARLSDDNKTIVVKPHPVFDFGETVTVTVHSKLKKIPGETIEGTTFSFQIRSKPTQEDEAAYREMRQQSFMDDFGYDPYAKNPDDIYPLDSMPTYVINVNNNPAPGQIFYRNKEDQTTDIPGTNSFATIIQNDGTILWARDLGQFGSDFKLNANGYMTYFADTAQWMVLDSNYNLIDSVQCKNGYELETQGHDVMMYPDGHVFLMAYNIQTINMTAYGGISNAKVQGLVIQEQDANRDVVFEWRSWDHFLFTDANSHTPLTNATVDYVHCNSVERDFDGNVLISSRNMDELTKINHETGAIIWRMGGENNQFTFVSDNIPQHFSSQHDLRRLPNGHIILFNNGNYLSPLISSAKEYALDEVNKVATLAWYYEHPDVNGFHVYGGATGNAQRLPNGNTIIDWGLIIPNVGIPNHTEVDANKNIVWEMTFDSPKQKCYRIHKYEWNPCSKITGYTMNAKKIGQDKATVSWGDATGASNYKVQRRPLGTTKWKSKTISATKLKLNNLLPGTSYEWRVTTNCTGLPDNKSAFSELDTFTTLPLKTASLNFTQAPSFYVYPVPASDQINIQMSGATFSSVTISNIVGTVMYFNNSFDPDQGVLHINVNEWPAGIYLIVCNDGLNSSVKKIVKE, translated from the coding sequence ATGAAACTGACTTTTACATTTTTGGTATTGTGCATTACACTGCAATATGCAACTGCACAGTTTACCTACATTAATCCAAAACCCGGTTCACAATATCATAACCCGCAAACAGGACTTATTCTGAAAAACGGGAGTTTCATCGACCGTGCTTCCGTGACTGATAAAAACCTGTTTGAAATAACAGGATCATCAAGTGGCGCTCACTCGTGGATAGCGCGATTGTCGGATGATAATAAAACCATTGTGGTTAAACCCCATCCTGTTTTTGATTTTGGAGAAACAGTAACGGTAACTGTTCATTCAAAACTGAAAAAAATACCAGGAGAAACCATTGAAGGAACCACTTTCTCTTTTCAAATCAGAAGTAAGCCAACGCAGGAAGATGAAGCTGCGTACAGGGAAATGAGGCAACAATCCTTTATGGATGATTTCGGATACGATCCTTACGCAAAAAATCCGGACGACATCTATCCGCTGGATTCAATGCCCACTTATGTGATCAACGTTAATAATAATCCTGCTCCCGGACAGATTTTTTACCGCAATAAAGAGGATCAAACGACCGACATTCCCGGCACCAATTCTTTTGCAACAATTATACAAAACGATGGCACCATACTTTGGGCAAGAGATCTCGGACAATTCGGCTCAGATTTCAAATTGAATGCAAACGGCTATATGACTTATTTTGCCGATACCGCGCAGTGGATGGTTTTAGATTCGAATTATAATCTTATTGATTCGGTGCAATGCAAAAACGGATATGAACTGGAAACGCAGGGACATGATGTGATGATGTATCCTGACGGTCATGTATTTTTGATGGCATATAATATACAAACCATTAACATGACGGCTTATGGCGGAATTTCCAATGCGAAAGTGCAAGGATTAGTGATACAGGAACAGGATGCCAATCGTGATGTGGTGTTTGAATGGAGAAGCTGGGATCACTTTCTTTTTACCGATGCCAATTCGCATACTCCCCTTACCAATGCAACAGTAGATTATGTGCATTGCAATTCAGTGGAGCGCGATTTTGATGGAAATGTTCTCATCTCATCACGCAATATGGATGAACTTACAAAGATTAATCATGAAACAGGAGCAATCATTTGGCGAATGGGTGGCGAAAACAACCAGTTCACCTTCGTAAGCGATAATATTCCCCAGCATTTTTCTTCCCAGCATGATTTGCGCCGCCTCCCAAATGGCCACATTATACTGTTCAACAATGGAAACTATCTGTCACCACTTATTTCAAGCGCGAAAGAATATGCACTTGATGAAGTGAACAAAGTGGCTACGCTGGCATGGTATTACGAACATCCGGATGTAAATGGATTTCATGTGTATGGTGGAGCCACCGGAAATGCACAACGTCTGCCGAATGGAAATACCATTATTGACTGGGGTTTGATTATACCCAATGTCGGGATACCTAACCACACGGAAGTGGATGCGAACAAAAATATTGTTTGGGAAATGACCTTTGATTCACCCAAACAAAAATGCTATCGCATTCATAAGTATGAGTGGAACCCTTGTAGTAAAATTACCGGCTATACTATGAATGCAAAAAAGATTGGTCAGGACAAAGCCACTGTCAGTTGGGGTGATGCTACCGGCGCGAGCAACTATAAAGTTCAACGGCGCCCTTTGGGTACCACCAAATGGAAATCAAAAACCATTTCAGCCACTAAATTAAAGCTGAATAACCTGTTGCCCGGAACATCTTACGAATGGCGTGTTACTACCAATTGCACCGGTCTACCGGATAATAAATCCGCTTTTTCCGAATTGGATACTTTCACAACGCTTCCATTGAAAACAGCTTCCTTAAACTTTACGCAAGCACCCTCTTTTTATGTTTACCCGGTGCCTGCATCAGACCAGATCAATATTCAAATGAGTGGCGCAACCTTTTCATCCGTTACCATCAGTAATATAGTAGGCACTGTGATGTACTTCAATAATTCATTTGATCCGGATCAGGGTGTGCTGCACATCAATGTAAATGAATGGCCTGCCGGAATCTATCTTATTGTATGTAATGATGGATTGAATTCTTCTGTGAAGAAGATAGTAAAGGAATAA
- a CDS encoding RNA-binding S4 domain-containing protein, translating to MIAGAGKMRIDKWLWAVRLFKTRSLAAAACEKGKIRIDNMTIKPSRLIQKGDKISVRSGAFTFRYEVLQMTENRMAAKMVADFCGNITPEEELEKIKLHSLEMRALQYRGEGRPTKKDRRELDDFINS from the coding sequence ATGATAGCAGGTGCCGGGAAAATGCGGATAGATAAATGGTTGTGGGCAGTGCGACTTTTTAAGACGCGTTCATTGGCTGCTGCTGCCTGCGAGAAAGGGAAAATCCGCATAGATAATATGACGATTAAACCCTCACGGCTTATTCAGAAGGGAGATAAAATCAGTGTAAGAAGTGGTGCTTTCACGTTCCGGTACGAAGTGCTTCAAATGACAGAGAACAGAATGGCGGCAAAAATGGTAGCGGATTTTTGCGGAAACATTACGCCGGAAGAAGAGCTGGAGAAAATAAAATTACATTCTCTTGAAATGCGTGCGCTGCAATATCGTGGTGAAGGAAGACCTACAAAAAAGGACAGGAGAGAACTGGATGACTTTATTAATTCATAA